DNA sequence from the Oscillatoria sp. FACHB-1406 genome:
ATAGAAAAGACAGGATGCGAAAGGGACGATACGCCCAAAACGTTATTGCTGTAAGCGCTGCGGCAATTTTAGCAGCGCTTTTGGGATCGGGGTTGTATTTAGTGAAGGAAAGGGGTGGACTGGGGCTACTGAGTCGTCAATTTTTTCCTTCAAAAAACGCATCGCCCGAACCGGGTGTAGATCGGGACTCTCGGGTGTTACCTTTAGTAGCGATCGCTCCAGAACAGCGCAGACCGCAACTCGAGGAGATTGCCGCCTCCCCAGATTCTTCCTACGATCGCAGTCGCGCCCGCTACTTGCTCGCTAGCGATTGGATTGAAGCACTTGAAGGCGGTAATGCCTTGCGCGCCCTCGAAGGACTCGATCGCGAGTATCCCATCCTCGCACCGATGATTCTGCTCAAGCGAGCGCGCGCCTACGAACTGACGAACGATTTGTCGAAATCGCGACAAGTTTTAGAAAAGTTGGTGAAAGAATACCCCGACTCCTTAGTCACTGCCGAAGCGCTCTACAAACTCGGCAAAGGCGATCCCGAAAATCACGAACTCGCTCTGACGAAATTTCCGACGCATCCGATCGCGCATCAAATTGCGATCGAGCGTCTCGATCGCGATCCCAATCAGTTGCCCATGTTACTGTTTCTAGCGCGTAACGCGCCAGAAATCGACAGGATCGGCGAAATTCGCGATCGCCTCGTGCAAAAATTCGGCCCCGAACTCGCTCCCCAAGATTGGGAAGTCATTGCCGACGGTTATTGGGAAGCTCGCGCTTATCGCAACGCTGCCGTTACTTACAGCAAGCTACCCAACTCAGCTAAATCCCTTTATCGCATCGCGCGCGGCAGCCAACTCGTCGGGGATACGACCAAAGCGATCTCCACCTATCAAATCCTCGTTAACGCCTTTCCTCAAGCCGAAGAAACCGGCCGCGCCCTCCTGCATTTAGCCAATTTATCGCCTCAGCCCCAAGCGCTGACTTATCTCAGCAGTGCTGTCGATCGCTTTCCCGATCTCGCTCCGACGGCCCTAAAACGCAAAGCCGACCTCCACGAGAAGCTCAAACAAGGTCAACTCGAAGCTCAAACGCGACAGATCCTGCTCGACAATTACCCCAACTCCGACGAAACGGCGGAATACCGCTGGAAGATAGCCAAACAGCTAGCGAGTGCCGGAAACTACGCTCAAGCG
Encoded proteins:
- a CDS encoding transglycosylase SLT domain-containing protein encodes the protein MRKGRYAQNVIAVSAAAILAALLGSGLYLVKERGGLGLLSRQFFPSKNASPEPGVDRDSRVLPLVAIAPEQRRPQLEEIAASPDSSYDRSRARYLLASDWIEALEGGNALRALEGLDREYPILAPMILLKRARAYELTNDLSKSRQVLEKLVKEYPDSLVTAEALYKLGKGDPENHELALTKFPTHPIAHQIAIERLDRDPNQLPMLLFLARNAPEIDRIGEIRDRLVQKFGPELAPQDWEVIADGYWEARAYRNAAVTYSKLPNSAKSLYRIARGSQLVGDTTKAISTYQILVNAFPQAEETGRALLHLANLSPQPQALTYLSSAVDRFPDLAPTALKRKADLHEKLKQGQLEAQTRQILLDNYPNSDETAEYRWKIAKQLASAGNYAQAWKWARPIAANTSDSAIAPKAAFWVGKWAAQLNRSKDAQSAFEYVLTKYPTSYYAWRSAAILGWDVGNFNTVRSMTPEVVNPTFRPAPPAGSEMFKELYQLGQNGDAQELFQAEVGNRELTVPERFTKALFVLAQGQYQQGIAQILDLRKLEEPQAKEEWKALRKDPQYWQALFPFPYEQEILKWSAQRKINPLLVVSLMRQESRFQKDIRSPVGATGLMQVMPATGQEVAKKIGLTQYSLTNPEDNVAIGTAYLDYTHEQYANNSLMAIASYNAGPGNVSSWLQRFNPQDPDSFVEQIPFAETQGYVESVFSNYWNYLRIYNPEIAEKLSL